Sequence from the Nymphaea colorata isolate Beijing-Zhang1983 chromosome 9, ASM883128v2, whole genome shotgun sequence genome:
CAGACCCAAAGATCTCGCCATGCCTGGTTGATGGTGGAAGATCGAAGAAACTAGCTAAATTGCTTGAGATAAAGGAGTATCTCTCTAGCTGGGTGTTGATGGCAATCGATGGTACCTACgaccttcttcttcatctatttataCAGCGAGTTCATTACTTAGTCAAATGATACCAGATAGTGGTTGGAACGTCTAAAGCTTATACAGCAACGGTGCTAGTGGCGTGAATCGTCATGCAATAAAACAacatttcatttattattatttttattttcgaCGAGTAGGCCAGTTCACAAcatgttcaaacttcaaagataGCTGGTTACGGCGTGCTCCCCTGCACagtcttaaaaaaataaaaggccaaGTATACTCCTAACCCACTTATATTAAGTTTTGACCCATTAAGGCACACAATAACTCGCCATTCTTGGATTTCAGCACTGCTCGTCAATAAGTTGTGACGTGTAGGAAGAATGTCCTTTctttgactttcaaaatgtttacTACCTGTTTTACccttgtagaaaaaaaattcttctttatGGACatgggtattttggtcattccATAAAGTGTGCAATTTTTTGATGCACCTCACGGTGGATATAACCAGCCAGCTTTAGTAAGAAGTTGGGAGATCGGTACCTCGTTCGCCTTCCTTCATTTTTCCTACAAGATTCTGTCAATCAGAGTCTTAGGtaacaagaaaagataaaacacAAACCCGATCATAATGTGCCATGCGGAAACAACCACTAAACGAGCTAGAGAGATCGCCTTTTCTCAAGATTCACAAATTCATGGCTCAGATCTTTTCCAATTAGACCGTCCAAAAGAAACTTATAATCACGCATAACTCGATGGAATCTTATAGACAGCAATCAGAAGAACTTGATAGAAAGATCACCTTAGAAAGCAAGAATAAAGGGACGGTGAAAAAGAAGACTCGAGAATGCAAGGATCGAGGGAGAGCGATCACCCTAGAATGCAAGAATCGAAGGAAGGACGGTGAAAAAGAAGACTGAGAATGCAAGAATCGAGGGAGAGCGAAAGAGGAGAGCACCTgctgaagaaaaaagaactgaaaGCTACCTGTGGCCGCCATCCTCCCCATTTCTGGCGAAAAGCAAAAATCTGTTCAAAGATAGAACTAAAAAGACGAGAAGTTAGCTCggttttcagaattttgattcgTGGGAAACAAAGACAGGGAATAGTttaaaaatctatcaaaaaatcactcaaagatcaaaaattatgaaatttgtggggtaattttcacaaaagaaactTGAGACCAAGAACCAAACCCAAATTTAATTTTATCCTACAAACAAAAAGTCATAAACGACTTTTATAGTTTTGACAAGTTTGATTAAAAGGACCTGTTTTTGTAAAGAGTTAATACCAAAAGAAATTGTCGTTTGAATCTACAAAAATAAAGGatttcaaaaaactaaaaatcagaaaatttttgaattttttttggtactAGAGAATAGTGGTTCTCGAATACAACTTTTCCGTAAGAAACTAAGATCCtaaaaaacagtaaaaatcatgaaaacatCAGAAAGCAATAATAATATGCAAGTTGGTAAGATCACAAATATTTATACTCTATTATGCTTGCAATCAAGGTCAAGTCCTCAAGTACACATGGTCATAGTTAGCCAACCTGTGACTCAGACTCGGATCTGCAGATGATCGAGTCACTAGGTCAGTGAGTTGGCTCGACAACTCGGTCGACttttaaaataatcatattGTACACCATTGCAGCTGAATTGAATCAAGACCAAGTTAGGACCGAATCAGGTGCAAGTCAGGCCAACTTTGACTCGTGGCTGGATTTTTTAACGATATGAACTGACTCGGGTGATTTCCCAGCCAACCaacaagtttgccaactatgcacatgacaaaaatgattAGAAATACAAATGTAAAGTAGTGAAGAAATCAAACTATGTTCTTCCAAGACATATACCTGTCTCTTCATTGCCCATCAATGAGAAGATCAAGGCAGGAGGAGGTTCTCTCGCTAATCAATGAGAAGATCAAGGCAGCAACCAACTCAGCACAAATATAATTGATTCCCTTTATCCAAGAGAGAATCATGGAAACAAACGTTGTAATCCTAATGACTCTCTATGTATAAATACTGCAGCTAGAGAAAGGAATAAAagtatgaaaaacaaaacaagctcTTTGTTCGTGGATGTAAGTCATCATTAGacctgaaccacgttaaaattgtgtcttcttcctctttattttcctttttagcaCTTCTCCCAAGAATCTCCTCACGGTCTGCATGTCCTCAATGTCTAACAGTTGTGAAATCagataaatattttccttttgtctCTGATTTCACAAATGTTTTACTTAGAGTTGTGAAATCAGATAAAATAGTAGATCTTTGTTTTagcaagtgaaaaaaaattaagttgtcAAATCTTTATCATTCAAATCTTTATGTTAACGATTAACAATGAAAGGGACTTTACTCTAATGGTTTTTCTTCACTAaagcaaaaagaatataatataaatatcaaACTGATTATCACGGTCTACTATTTTATCATCGTCCACAAAATATACAGTACTTGAAGTGATTGCGATCACATCACTATGCAAAACAAATGTACAATTAAGAATATTTTCTAGTTCATTAATGCTTATTTAATTACTTTACAAATAAAACAGGGatctttaaattcaaatatCAATTTTACAATTTATATTTATAGAACATAAATATTTAAGTTTTTTGTGCGCCGAAAGAAGAGATGTTCGTTTCATAAAagtttgttatttgttaaaaagaTTCACCAGAACACAGCCTCCTTATTAAGCCCAACAGTAACTGGGACCAAAGCCAAGAACACGGAAAGGGCTATAGGTTCATCTTTGTCGTTCTAAAAGAGGATTCATTCTTTTAGAATCTAATTagctttacaaaaaaataaagcaaaggaACGCTCTTCTCCACACCCGTGAGACCAGACATGACACATGCAActgctctatatatatatgtgtgtgtggaagTTACACCTAATTGGCTATTTATAGATGTATAGCAGCAGGTTGCCTTGCTCCGTCTTCCGTCTGGTGCACACAGTTTGACCCGAGATTTCTTACAATGGATCGAATGATCATCTACCTTTCTGGGAAGAGGATTCCGATTAAACTCAATGGTATTCTAGCCTCCAGTGTTCAATCACCCGATTCGAATTTAGGCTCAATCACATATCAAACTTCGATCGCTAGTTAAATTATCAAtgaaaaaacatagaaaatatgGTACAACCCACAATATATACAAGAAATCAGTTTTTATTAATACCATAACTGTAGGTAATAGATTTATTTCCATGAAACGTAGTAGACATGCAGATAGTATGCATCTGCGCAACACATACAAAGACACTTAAAGCTCGAAATGTAATTTGCGAGTTCCACGAGTCCCGTAGAGGGCTCAAGGGACTCATGAACTGCGCACACGCGACCAAGCAACAAACGAAGGAGACCCACTTggtctctttctttatttaattaGCCATATACATGACCAGGCGATCAACATTTGATGTAGACGCTCTTGAAGGGGAACGGCCTGCAGTGATCTTTGTCCTCATGAGGCAACACAAACCCATTTCCATGGCAGTTGGGATTCTTGTAGACTATCATCGTTGAGTCTTCGTCATGCTTCTCGTTGAAATCATACTTGAATCCGCCATTGTACTTGAGGTTGTGGCAGCCGCAGCTGTTGTACTTCTCGGAGCGATGGCGGCACCCTGGCTCCTCATACACCCTCAGGTAGCTCTTGTACTTTGCATCCGCAATGCTCGCAAATTCAACTACCATAAGCATTGTCACCAGGGCTGCGATCAAACCAAAAGATCTCGCCATGCCTGGTTGATGGTGGAAGATCGAAGAAACCAGCTAGCTAGCTAGCTTGAGATGAAGGTGTAGCTCGCTAGCTGGGTGTTGATGGCAATCGATGGTATCTAtgagcttcttcttcatctatttataCAGCGAGAGGGTTGATCATGTTTCATCACTTAGTCAATCGATACCAGATAGTGGTTGGAATGTCTAAAGCATATGCGGCAACGATGCTAGCGGCGTGAATAGTCATGCAATAAAACAACACTTCATTTATGGCCAGTTCACAACATGTTCAACGAGAGCTGGTTACGTGCGCACCCTGCACAGTCTTAAAGAAAAGGCCAACTGTAGCTTACTTATATTAGATTGTAGTCTTCTTTTAAGGGTATAAGGCTATGTCATGTGAATGTAACCTCGTTCCAATGAAAAGGCCAACTGTACTCTTAGAGCCTACTTTTGAGGGTACTTGGCATGCATAAGAGGCTATGCCATGTGCATATAGCCACGTTCCATGTTCAAAACTTGTGGCAATTTATGCAAGTGCGCATAATAATTTGTCATTCTTGGCTTTCAGCACTGCTGGTCAATAAGTTGTGATGTGTCGGAAGGAATGTCCTTTCTTTACTTCCTGTTTTACCTTGGTAGAAAGAGATGTCCTTTTTTATGAACATGGGTATTTTGATCGGgagtgtaattttttttgtctaccACACGGTGCATATAACTAACTTTACTACCTGTAGGAGATTGGTACCTCATTAGCCATCTTCATCCGCTTTGTTCATCTTTCCTACATGATTCTCTCAATCAGCCTCCTAggtaacaagaaaaaataaaacacaagcTCGATCATAAAGGAGAGAGAGTTATGTACAttgcttcatatatatatatatgtaacgaGTGTACGCTAAATGTAGACCCTATTTTCAATATGTAATTTACTTTCATGCTCAAATATCGTATATGCATATGCGTGAGATAACAAATAgttataaaataacaaataagtatgagataatgtttatgagataacaaaaaatttatgagataatgatataACAAATGgacagatgtatgagataacaccaaacatgaata
This genomic interval carries:
- the LOC116260680 gene encoding antimicrobial peptide 1-like yields the protein MARSFGLIAALVTMLMVVEFASIADAKYKSYLRVYEEPGCRHRSEKYNSCGCHNLKYNGGFKYDFNEKHDEDSTMIVYKNPNCHGNGFVLPHEDKDHCRPFPFKSVYIKC